A window of Hordeum vulgare subsp. vulgare chromosome 5H, MorexV3_pseudomolecules_assembly, whole genome shotgun sequence genomic DNA:
agtaaagagacttgccggtaaacgagattgaaataggtatacggatactgacgatcgaatcttgggcaagtaacataccgaaggacaaagggaatgacatacgggattatatgaatccttggcactgaggttcaaacgataagatcttcgtagaatatgtaggatccaatatgggcatccaggtcccgctattggatattgaccgaggagtcacgccccaaggggtctcatgggctatgggaagagataaaccagcccctagtgggctggaataagttcccactaaggcccataaggtttgagaaggaaaaaacacaaggtggaaagagtttccaagtgggaaggtggaatcctactccaagtaggattggagtaggactctccacctccaatttcggccaaacctttaggttttgaggctgcctcctcccctccctcccacctatatatacggaggttttagggctgatttgagacgacttttccacggcagcccgaccacatacctccacggttttttctctaaatcgcgtttctgcggagctcggacggagccctgctgagacaaggtcatcaccaacctccggagcgccgtcatgctgccggagaactcttctacatctccgtctctcttgctggatcaagaaggccgagatcatcgtcgagctgtacgtgtgctgaacgcggaggtgccgtccgttcggtactagatcgtgggactgatcgcgggattgttcgcggggcggatcgagggacgtgaggacgttccactacatcaaccgcgttcactaacgcttctgctgtacgatctacaagggtacgtagctcactcatcccctctcatagatggacatcaccatgataggtcttcgtgcgcgtaggaaattttttgtttcccatgcgacgttccccaacacttttatGCTATGTGTATGGGTGACGAGAACATATCATACAGGATTAGAAAATCTAGAGCATTTTATCACTTGTTTCTAGGTTCAATTTGTTCATGGTTCAGTTATATATAGGATTTTGCATCACGGGGTTAGCTTCCTTCGCATGTTGCTCTTATTTTCCCAAGACGTATACTTTCTATGATGTGTGTTTTGGTCATGGGAACATATTATATAGGATGAAAAAAACTATTTTTAGTTGGTTCAATGTTCAGTTGTACAGTACTTTTGATCATTATGTTTTTTTTGTGGGCTAGCAGAGCTCCAGAATAATGACCTGATGCTAATGGTTGGCTATGTCTATCTACCATCTTTAGTACCAGAGAGTGGGTTTTCTCTTTCGTAATACTTCTACTTCTTTGCTATTTAGATTTCTACACGTTATGATTTCAGGTTTATATTATCATCCATTGTAGATGTTACAAGTTCATATGCAAAGCAGCTAGATTTGTTCAGATAGTTTTTAGTTCGTTTGTTTATTCAGACTTTGTTCATGAAtaatgatgatttttttttgagTTTGTATTGAGACACTCGATATATATCCGTTTTATAGAACATTTTATAAAAAAACTATATACCTTGCAACATGTCAGATGCATTTTTCATTTTCTGATGCTATATAGCATTTCACAATGATTTTCTATGTATAATCTGTAGCAAGACCTACGTACACATACACAGTATGTAACAATGTATGCGCCATTGTACAAAAGAATTCATTATGATCTAGATATATCCACCACGTGGATGGATGAAGataaatatcatcataattaaccTATGATAATTTATGACGTTAGTCACTGATCTTGCGTTACCAAGTGTGGTTATAGCGTCAGATTGCCGAGTTGTCCATGACATGAAGAGCAATACAGGAGGCGTTAATGTGACCGTCATCAACGAAATTCTAAAAACATCCCGTAATTTCTCTTATTACAACTTCATCTTCGAAGAAAGAGAATCATACCTCGAGGCACATAGCTTTGCTAAACATGTTTTTGGTTTGGATTTTGGACGCCATATGTGGCTTATAAATCCACCAAACTTATTTTAGTATTTCGAGACACTTGGATAGCTAATAAAGTTAAGAATGTTTAGTCTAGAAAAATGGTAGAGATGCTCTGTAGCTTTGGCTtgccagaaaaagaaaaaactgaTCTACAAGCAGGGGGGGCCCTCTCGCTCTCCACAAACCCTCCTCTCTTCTTCGTCTCCGTCTCGCCGCACCCCACGCCGACGACGCGATGATTCCCAACCTCTCCGCCCTCGAGAACCACTTCGGCGCCGCCGCTGCTGGCAGCGACGACTTCGGCGGCCTCTTCTCCGCCGACACCGCCGACCAGCTCGCCCTCGAGTTCCCCACCTGCAACGACGTGCGTGAGCCACTCCCTCGATCCCCTTTTCCCTCCCCCGATCCGCCGGCCTCTGATCCCGTCGgggtctgttttttgttttccggtGGCAGTTCGATGGGTTCCAGAAGGCAACCAAGGAGATGGTCAACAACAAGAAGGGGACGACCACGCTCTCCTTCATCTTCGACAAAGGCGTCATCGTCGCCGCCGACTCCCGGGCCAGCATGGGCGGCTACATCTGTGAGTTCCTTCTTCCTTCCCTTGGGCTCGCGTCCcggtgctagggtttggtggcGCGGAGGGTCGATTTGCAGCGTCGATGCGTGATTTAGGGTCGGGGAGTTTAGATCTCCGCGCGGATTCTGGTTCCTTTGCCCGTCGATTATGTCTGGGAGGATACGTTGCTGGTCTGCTTGCATGTTGCCGTGTGTTTGTTTACTCTTGTATGTAGGTTTTCGTATCTGTAGTAATTTAGGTCAGTGGTTCATATTTGTATAAAATCTCAAAGCAACCTGAGTAAGGTGTGAAGAACTTCCGCGTTGGTttagggcctgtttgggactACTTCAATTCACCAAAATCAGCTTCACTTCATCAAATTCACTTTGAAGCAGTTTCATACAAAAGCTATAGCACTATtaagagaatgtttggcttccATCTAACTCCAgcttcaaaaattaaaaaaatggtggaaagaatctatttgattggttgagggaaaagaaatgaaggggtatccacttactggtggcagtggtgggtaattttccCCCAACTTCAGCTTTTAGAGTTTTTTGGAGCACCCTCTGAGGAGCTTCATAAAACCTTTGAAGTTATACCCCAGGTTCTAGTTTTTTTGCGGAGCGGCATATCGTGGAGCTACCCTGTTTGGCTTGACTTTTCTGAAGCAGAGCTAAATTTTAAGGagcagagcagtcccaaacaggcccttaGTGTACAGCAAAGAAAGGCGGGCACAATCTCACAACAGATGAGCCGCAAAGTGCAGTGCCATAACCACACAACAGTTGTGTTCACTGCTTGGCCATTCATTTGgattattatgtgatgaatacaaAGATACTTATTGAGGTTAGATGCTAGTTATCTGCTGGAACTAAGAGGAGATGTACTCTGTAGTAGAATTGGTAATGATAGAGTTGGTGAATCTATGTGATGTAGAGATACACTAAGATcatgcaaaataataataatattagtTTCGCTAATACTTACCAGTGAACTCAAGTCTGCTTATTTGAAGCTCCAACATTTGTGCATATACTGATTTGTGTCCTTTGTGGTTTGGAGAAAGAAAATACAAAGCTGTGGTTATTGTATAATGTCTGGTTTTCTGCAAGCTTTGATCCTTCTGTAAAATTGCCCTTGCATGTTTGTTATCATTAAGAAGACTTTCTGGAAGAACTATTTGTCTTTGTAGCAGGCTTTTGTTTGATACAAGGATTGTCGCTTAAACATTCATCAGATATTTATCTCTGTTCTTTACATTACCACATATTTCTTTTCTTGCAGCTTCACAAACTGTGAGGAAAATCATTGAGATTAATCCCTACATGCTGGGAACCATGGCTGGAGGTGCTGCTGATTGCCAATTTTGGCATAGAAACTTGGGGGTCAAGGTAAAATACCACCTGCTTGTCTACTTGCATCTCATCATTGCATAGTAGGGCTAACAATAACTTTTTCTTTCAGTGCCGGCTCCATGAGCTCGCGAACAAACGGAGGATCTCCATTGCTGGTTCTTCAAAGACGTTGGCTAATATCCTTTATTCATACCGCGGGATGGGACTTTCAATCGGTACAATGATTGCTGGATTTGATGAAACTGTGAGTTGCACTTTGACACATTTTAGTCTCGTTAAGATGTATGTAGGTCTATGCTTATTTCTTAACGACTCTGCTCTTGATCTAGGGTCCGGGCTTGTACTATGTTGATAGCGAGGGTGCAAGGCTCAAGGGAAGCCGATTCTCTGTTGGTTCTGGCTCTCTATATGCTTATGGCATCTTGGATGAGGGGTAGGTTTTTTTGTAATACCTCTAGTATGTTACTGTGCTCGCTGCTCATACTATCTTGAAGTCGCATGCCCTTATGTTTGTGCTTTACATTTCAGTTACAAATTCAACATGTCAGTTGAGGAAGCTGCTGAGTTAGCACGGCGGGCTATTTATCATGCAACATTCCGTGATGGAGCTAGTGGTGGCTGTGTTAGTGGTATGCATTCTTTATCTTGGTATTTCTCCTGATATTTGTTTTAGAATTTTGTACATTACCCTGTTTTGCATAACTGTCTACTTATGCCATTATGAAGCAAACATTAATAACAGCAAACAACCTTTAACAATGTAATCTGGACATACTGTTATCATCACAGTTTTAAACCAACCTGCCTTGGTCGATATGTTTATGTTGCGTCCATGATCTAATAATAAAGCATTGAACAAGTAATGCTGAAGCCCTGATCCATTCTTAATACAGCGGGACTTGTGTGCTTCGTAGAACTTGTAAAAATGAGTTTCTTCTTGAACATCTGCTCCTGTCTGAGTTTACATATTGTGCCTGACAATTACCTCTTTTGCTTCGATTTCAGTCTACTACGTCGGCCCTGACGGCTGGAAGAAGTTGTCCGGAGATGATGTCGGAGAGCTGCATTACCACTACTACCCAGTCCAGGCGGCTCCCGTCGAGCAAGAGATGGCCGAGGCCCCTTCTGCGTCAACCTGATTAATGTCGTACGAAATCCTGTGAACTGTGCTGAAGCACCTTGTTTTATGGACTTGGGGCCTGTTTGTCTCCTCCTCGACATTAGAGTGTTCTCCTCCGACTTACGCATCGGTTATGGCGGTGTGGTTGTAGACTGATGAATGTTATAGATGTTTCCATTGAAGTTTCATTTGAATTCGTTTGTCCACGGCTCCACGCTATCTCCGTTATACTAAATATTGTGTTGCTGCTGAATAGTCTGGGCCTAGCAGCTGGTCATGCTTCAAGCATGGAGCTGTGTACATTGTACACACTAATTCGTTGAGTGATGTCCTCTAGATTCAGACTTAAATTATGTTATACGCTGGAAAATATGTAGATGCCCATGGGTGTTTTTCAGATTAATTCACAGATGATTTTGAGTTCATCTCTTCCTGGATCTCCTCTAAGTCACATGGTCAGGgatttatatatatgttgtgcatCGTGGCATATGCACTTCGGTGGAATTTAGCAGCATATAACAAATTAATAGATAAACAAATTAAGCTGACCACATACGCCTGCTTAGTACATGGAATTGACAGAGTATATCACTCTGAAATCATGAAAGGTTGCTCGGTTCAAATGACATGACAAACTAATCCGGGTTTACATCAGGCAAAATAATAATTCTTTTGAATCAATATCTTTTGACAAAATTTAACATCTGTCAGAATTTAAAATAGCAATTCAATGCACTAAATATAGAGCTTCTTCCTCTTCGGGGTCCATAATTGTCGGCGTACTTCCTTGGCGATGGCGACCCTTCCTTTATGCTGCCCACAATTGTCGGGCTGTCATTGGGCACCATTCCTGCGTTAATTATTTTTAAGTTAAATTGCAGTTCCTCTATCCTTGGTTAATTtaatttcttcttccatctctTTCTTGAACTGGAATGCTTCTACACAAAATATAAAATTTAAAAAGAATCTTAATAAAGAAGCAAAataggtactccctccgtttttagatATAAACCCTTTTAGGGCTTGTTCGGTTGAGGTGGATTTAAAGAGGATTGAGGaggattaaatcccctacaagCCAAAATCCGTGCAAATCCCCTTCAATCCCAGCAGGGATGGGATTAACCGAACTAAGCCTTAGAGATTTGAACACGTACTAGCAACCATGGGCCCTGCTGCTGACGGGACCCGACAGCCGGCCACCCAACGGCCGATAAGACCCCACAGCTGGCCATAGACGCTGGCAGCCGGGGCTCGTCTCCATTTTCCCTGTATATTGTAACCTGGGAGGTTACACTACAAAACCTTCCTAGATGGGGGTCGGCCATTTTCATACACACACGTCTATGAGGTGGAGAAGCTGAGCTAGagctcccttcttcctcctctcgaacAACCAAAGGAGCAATCCCTGTATTCTGTGATCCCACATAGTCGAACTGGAATGCTTCTATCCTTGGTTAATTtaatttcttcttccatcttttctTGAACTGGAATGCTTCTACACAAAATAGAAAATTTAAAAAGAATCTTAATAAAGAAGCAAAataggtactccctccgtttttagatATAAACCCTTTTAGGGCTTGTTCGGTTGAGGTGGATTTGAAAAGGATACAAGCCAAAATCCCTGCAAATCCCCTCCAATCCCCGCAGGGATGGGATTAACCAAACTAAGCCTTAGAGATTTGAACACGTACTAGCAACCATGGGCCCTGTTGCTGACGGGACCCGACAGCCGGCGGCCCAACGGCCGATAAGACCCCGCAGCTGGCCATAGACGCTGGCAGCCGCGGCTCGTCCCCATTTTCCCGGTATATTGTAACCTGGGAGGTTACACTATAAAACCTCCCTAGATGGGGGTCAGCCATTTTCATACACACACGTATATAAGGTGGAGAAGCTGAGCTAGagctcccttcttcctcctctcaaaCAGTGATCCCACATAGTCGAACTAGCGGTCTTACCTTTATTGAAGGGTCTTGAACCTGTGTACATCCGTGTCATCAGCACCCTGCGCTCACACCCGTCTCCGGACACCGTTGTCCCCTAACCATTCGATAAGCCATCCCCGGCATCTGTCGTGAGAATACCACCGCCATTGCCAAGTCGGCTCGTGGAAGTATGGGAAGTAAAATGCCTGGTGATGATTCTTATGGAAAACAATGCAATGATCTGCCATCCAAACTAGTTCCCTGGATCATGATTCACCTTGGATGCATAGTGCAGTGCAGATAGTCCATCTTGGACATGTTGCAGGCTTGCTGAACCACACTTGCATCAGAACCCTCCTGTGCTGTGTACCTTCAGTTCCATGTATGGCCTCTTATTTTCTCATTCAAAGAACGCACTGCCTGATCATTAGTTAGGTATGTCGTTGAACCACCTCCTGAATCTTCTTATTTTGCTGAACTGTACTTACTCCTAGTACTCAAGATCGTGTTGCCCAGACACTTGGATCAGAACCCTCCAGCTACTATACTACTGAATGTTGTTTTCTCTGTTCAGATAACAACACCCAGCCTGAAGAAATTGCTGTCTACTACTTTCTGTTCAACAGACGAACCATACCAGGGACTGATTTGCATAAGCAGACGCTGGCAGCCGGGGCTCGTCTCCATTTTCCCTGTATATTGTAACCTGGGAGGTTACACTACAAAACCTTCCTAGATGGGGGTCGGCCATTTTCATACACACACGTCTATGAGGTGGAGAAGCTGAGCTAGagctcccttcttcctcctctcgaacAACCAAAGGAGCAATCCCTGTATTCTGTGATCCCACATAGTCGAACTGGAATGCTTCTATCCTTGGTTAATTtaatttcttcttccatcttttctTGAACTGGAATGCTTCTACACAAAATAGAAAATTTAAAAAGAATCTTAATAAAGAAGCAAAataggtactccctccgtttttagatATAAACCCTTTTAGGGCTTGTTCGGTTGAGGTGGATTTGAAAAGGATACAAGCCAAAATCCCTGCAAATCCCCTCCAATCCCCGCAGGGATGGGATTAACCAAACTAAGCCTTAGAGATTTGAACACGTACTAGCAACCATGGGCCCTGTTGCTGACGGGACCCGACAGCCGGCGGCCCAACGGCCGATAAGACCCCGCAGCTGGCCATAGACGCTGGCAGCCGCGGCTCGTCCCCATTTTCCCGGTATATTGTAACCTGGGAGGTTACACTATAAAACCTCCCTAGATGGGGGTCAGCCATTTTCATACACACACGTATATAAGGTGGAGAAGCTGAGCTAGagctcccttcttcctcctctcaaaCAGTGATCCCACATAGTCGAACTAGCGGTCTTACCTTTATTGAAGGGTCTTGAACCTGTGTACATCCGTGTCATCAGCACCCTGCGCTCACACCCGTCTCCGGACACCGTTGTCCCCTAACCATTCGATAAGCCATCCCCGGCATCTGTCGTGAGAATACCACCGCCATTGCCAAGTCGGCTCGTGGAAGTATGGGAAGTAAAATGCCTGGTGATGATTCTTATGGAAAACAATGCAATGATCTGCCATCCAAACTAGTTCCCTGGATCATGATTCACCTTGGATGCATAGTGCAGTGCAGATAGTCCATCTTGGACATGTTGCAGGCTTGCTGAACCACACTTGCATCAGAACCCTCCTGTGCTGTGTACCTTCAGTTCCATGTATGGCCTCTTATTTTCTCATTCAAAGAACGCACTGCCTGATCATTAGTTAGGTATGTCGTTGAACCACCTCCTGAATCTTCTTATTTTGCTGAACTGTACTTACTCCTAGTACTCAAGATCGTGTTGCCCAGACACTTGGATCAGAACCCTCCAGCTACTATACTACTGAATGTTGTTTTCTCTGTTCAGATAACAACACCCAGCCTGAAGAAATTGCTGTCTACTACTTTCTGTTCAACAGACGAACCATACCAGGGACTGATTTGCATAAGCAGACTTCACAGTTGGATCAATGTTTAATTTCGAAGGATTGGCAGGGGCCGCGCGAACGCGTACCCCCTCTGAGTGGAACGTACCACCTCGCCGTCCTCTTATACCCAGCGCTCCCGCTCGATTCCCCtcggctgggcgaggtgggactaaaaactCGAAGCACGCAGCAGCAGCAGGCGTCACGGGACGGGAGTCAGTCACCGGAGGCGCGCGGTCTGAGCCTCTTAGGTTCGTTCCAACCGGGCTCTCGCGTTTGATATGTATGGGcctgaaggaggaaggagagagatAGGCGTATGGGCCCGTACCAGCTTTGTGCTCTCTCATGGAACAAGGAGACAGATAAGGCGTATCTACAAATGTTTCAGTTTTATAGTCCAATCCATTACAGTTTCAACATGTAAAGTGCAACAAACTTCCTCTAGTATATCTTGATACTGAACACGGTGTCACTACCATGCCATGAGATCTTCTGATGTTACTTATTGTCATACATCAATCAAAATATAAAAGGCAAATATATATACAGTATTATCTATCATATATTTATCTATACCTTGTTTCATAAACAacctaattttattttattttttgcaggGAAAAACGTTTCATTTAATCAACATGGGCCTTACAATCGTTTGAAATGATAATACTAATCTCTTGTGAGGACTAGCCGTCACAACCAAGACTCGAACCAAGTATGCTGATGGGACTTCAAAAGGGGTGAAAAACTGTCGGACGATGGCGGGCATCAGTGGCCTAGCTAGCTCGGTGAGCCAAGGTGGTCCAATAAACAAAATTTCATGTAATTTTATGCTTtgtaaaaaatatatatcttttttTACCCTATATATTGCCTATGGTGAAATTTCAGGATGGTCCATGAACCACCATGTCCACTCCCTAGCTACGCCACTGGCGGGCATAGATAATATAAGTATCCCCGTTGATCTCCCTCACCTTCTACCTCTTGGTTTGCACTCCAACCCCTCGATGTCACTATCAAGCATTCTTATGAAGCTTCGCCGTCTCCACTATGTTGCGGCTTGAACGCTTCAACCTGGATGCTCAAGGTAGTTACAACACTAGAGCCCTCTAGCAGTTGCATTTTTTATCATGACTTAGTCAACAGTTTTGGAATAACCTTGAAATTACTGTTCCACCATAAGCACAAGTACAATATGACAAAATTTACACTAACATTTCAGAAATTGAAGCTATAGAATATATATTTGTGCGTGTATATTGTGTTATCGGGCCCTCCTCCTAGTCCCTTGTATAGTTGAGGTAGAGACCCATCTTATACCTATATATACGTGCCTAATGCATCCAATTAATATTGAGTGTTGCACAGCCTAAACCTGATCTCCTACAGAAACGTCCCTACCTTGTTTACACCAAGTTGCTTTGCAGTCTGCACGATGCTGTGAGCTACAATGTTGAGGTTCCTATGAAAGGAAGCCCTTGCTCAAGATGACaaagagtttagcaagtaatcgtGTTCCTTCTGGCTCACTTATATGCAAATATTTAAGGTGCAACGGCAACCAGTGTTTTCACTAGGTTGCCATGGAGTCCTAACAGCCGTGCAGGATGATTGTGTGTTGGCTTTGCCAATGTTCCCATTGTATTTGGCGCTACAAGTGAAGTTGCGATGTAGTCAATGAACAATGGCCAGTGCATGCTCCAATCTCTTGAGAGTTAGCACACTTAGCTATGACTCTGGCTCACTAGCAGGGCCGGTCCTCGAATTTTGAAGGCCCGGGGCGAAACTAAAACTCAGGGCCCTTTAATACAAATTAGTACAAAtgttcgtgcgttgcaacgggttaAAAATATCGTAAAACTTGCTCCGTGTGTCAGTTTCTTATATCCGGTTCCGATAAACATCGGTTATAGTTTATAATCTTATTGTTTTTCGGAGTATGACGTGACCTGATGATGGATTCCCATGCGTACTCGTCCGAAAACCAGGCGGTCTGATGGACGTCTTGTTATACAAAGAATTCTTCTAATTTTGTGACATTTGAATATATAATGATTCTCACCTGGACACCGGGGCTTCTGTCATGAAAATCTTGGTTTCAAAACTCTAGAGATGTTCTACCTGGTGGAATTTAGCGAGTTTCACACAAGTACTCCCTGTaaactaatactccctccgttcctaaatataagaccttgtagagattatactataaactacatacggatttaTGTAGACATATT
This region includes:
- the LOC123452896 gene encoding proteasome subunit beta type-5-A-like; its protein translation is MIPNLSALENHFGAAAAGSDDFGGLFSADTADQLALEFPTCNDFDGFQKATKEMVNNKKGTTTLSFIFDKGVIVAADSRASMGGYISSQTVRKIIEINPYMLGTMAGGAADCQFWHRNLGVKCRLHELANKRRISIAGSSKTLANILYSYRGMGLSIGTMIAGFDETGPGLYYVDSEGARLKGSRFSVGSGSLYAYGILDEGYKFNMSVEEAAELARRAIYHATFRDGASGGCVSVYYVGPDGWKKLSGDDVGELHYHYYPVQAAPVEQEMAEAPSAST